The stretch of DNA CTTCACCAGcaggattaaaaataaaacaaaacttttcaaTTTACGTTTCGCGAATGGAAAATATCATTTGTATTCCAAAAAGGTATGCAGCTGGTACAAATATAACTTTTGCTTTATCGTAATTCCTTCTCTTTACATAAACGTTCACGCCGACCTCCAATGGTTGGTCTAGTTCTTGTTCAGAGTGCAGGATAAAACTAAAGTTCAAGGTCCGCCACACTGGGCTTGCAGACAGCAGTTTGAAAAGTTTTGAGTGCGACAAGCACTGCAGCCAAGCCGATTTCCAGAAGAGCTATCCATATCCGGGAATCACCAGAGGAGGGATGCTTCGGAAAAGCACTTCCTCCCCTTGCTGTCGTTCACCCAGTAGATGTCCGGGATTCTACACAAGTCACGAATACGCGCCTCACCCTCCCCaaaaagaaacaggagaaaacgTGTTGGTCtgtttacatgttaaatgaaatatCCCCGTGTAGGCACCGGACAAcgttttcaaaatggaaaatgttcatttgattGTATGTTTCTTAATATCCAGAGACATTCAAGTATTCTGCCATGTAAacacttatttttaaataattgtcTTTTTGTAATAGGAGTGTGCAAGACAGCAGGACACTTTCAAATACTGACGACAGTCAACTTTTTTACACTTAAATTTAGTTTTGTTGGTTTAGGCAAACTTTTAGCTTCCGATCCTGCCGTAgttttttcagttgtattatTAGTCAGTCACCCAACCATactatatgaaaaaataaaatgaccttAAAGAATAGCACAAGAGCAGCACTGGTCTTCCCCATTTGGCGCTGAAGCATAGTTCATTTGTCTAACAATCTCTGCAAACAGTTCGTCCACCGAGCCTTTATTTTTGGCTGAAGTTTCCATGAACGGACAATTCCAGTCCTCCGCCAGAGCCTTGCCTTCCACGGAGGAGACCTCTCTCTCGCCTTCCAAATCCACCTTGTTCCCCACTAAGATCATGGGCACCCGCTCGTACCTTTTCACTCGGATGATTTGATCCCTCATTGGTTTGATATCCTGAAAGCTCTGCTGGTTCACCAGGCTGTAGACCAAAATAAAGCCCTGCCCGTTTTTTATATACAGATCTCTCATGGAAGCGAACTGTTCGGTCCCCGCCGTGTCCAAGATTTCCAGTACCGAGGGCGACGAATCCACTTCTATCTCCTTTCTATAGAAATCTTCGATCGTTGGATCGTATTTTTCTATAAATGATCCAGTTACAAACTGCACGGTCAGTGCTGATTTCCCCACTCCGCCAGAGCCCAGCACGACTACTTTGTATTCTCTCATGGCTTCTGAAAACAGTCACTCTCCCCCTTGCCTTCTTCTCGACTGCGCTTCCTACACGCTGGCCACCCCGATGTGCTCAAACTGCAAGCCGCTCCACCACTCTCCGAATGCCGTTTTCGACCCCGGTCTAAGGATTCTGGGGGGTTGGCTTGCACGATCTGTTCTTTGGGTGATAATGTATGGGTATTCGACCGTGCCACAGCATCAGAAATGTGACATGTTCAAACCCTGCTGTTCCCTGCGCAGGGAGTGTGATCAACGCGCTCGCTCTCTCGCACGCGCTTCCTGCCCACAGACTCACAGCGCAGCGGCGTCTTCACGTCACGAGTGGAGGCTCCAGCTTCGTTTCTTAAAGGCGCAGTAATGAGCTCGTCGGAAACGGGTTAAAACTCCTGTAAACTAACTCAAGTGGCAACCACACCTCCTTTGACACGTTTTAGGAGTAATATTCATGCTAGAACAAGAGATTTTATATATAACCTGTTCTGTTCTGACCTCTTCTGTTTGCCATTATTGGGGGTAGACACTTTCATTGTGATTTGTGGTCGAGCTTAAATAAATTTTGTGAAAATTACGAGTTGTTGAGTGGGGGTGCAACAAAAGTGGCTTGGTTAAAACTAAATATTTGTCTCATTTGGTCAGTAATATCTGCAAACAAATAATCGAGTTTAAGTCTGAGTCATTATGGCGACCCTCAGAGTCAAACTGGCCAAAGCTGAGGGAAGTGATCTCTCAACATGTCTTGCGACACATCTGACAGTGAGTTCTTTGTAAGGAAGGATGctaattatttgtattttaaaaatgaaagtatttaaTACATGCTGATTAAGcataaaatctgaatttttcaATGCACAGACACCATGTGCAGCATGCGAGAAATCTATGGGCCATTAGTTttactgttgttactgttgttattatagttgttattattatgccTGATACATATAATCATTCCATATACATGTagtataataatagtaataacaataacaacagtaatactAATGGCTCTCAAATTTCTCACTTGctgaacactgtgtgtgtgcatcagcaatggcctcactcacacacacacaaagatttaATGAGCAGCTGTTGATTGGCCAGTCAGGGGTCCCTTCGCAAAGGCAGCCAGAGTGTTTTATTGCAGTAGGAATGTCACGCCTTTGGGGGGTTCAAGCCTTTTGGACCACCCTCCCCTGTGTGTCTCTTCACATGACAGCATcaatgagaaaaacagcaggatCTCCTTACTTACTGTGTTGCATTTCCCAGGCGATCCCCTTTAAGACAATAGAGTGGTTATTACACTTAGCGTATTAGCGTGTGACTCCAATGTCAGATACAGCATGTTTTCATGCTTTTCAGTTTGCTCTTTGTGAATGCTGGTGATATCAGGGAATGAGGGCCTGAGGCACTTACATGGGGGGAAAAACccattgtatgtgctgtgtgtttacatgagAGTGCATGTATGAGCGCCTGACTATATGTGTCTGACCACATGAATGTGTACCTCCATGTTGCTTGCTTTTTCAGGAATAATACTGCTCATAGGCTTTTGTGATGTGGTGATTCAGCTTCCAGTTGTCCTGTGATTCTTCCTGTTTAACACAAGGGCTGTCTGTCATTTGCATCACTCACTGGCTCCAGCACACTTACGTGTAGGACCCGGGAGATAGCAGAAGCCTCAGGAAATGGAGTTTAGAGATCATGAATCAAGAGATTCCAGTTTAGCAACTTCCTTCCCCAGTAAAATACTGCTCTTCACAACATCTGTGATAAAACCTCCTCCTCACCCAAGAGCCAATTCAAATCTTTTATTGTTGAAGTAAAGTATGCAATCCAAGTTTTCAAGCGTATTTGACTCCTGCTTTGTTGTAGTAGAAATAGCAGTGGGGTAGAAGTTGTGGCAGAAGACATAGCTTGTGATATTATTTTCCCAATTCTAGTGGTTGTCTTTCTCCTGACCTCTAGAGGACATTGCTGCACAGTACAACAGTATTCAAACTAGAATCACTGCACTATTATAATACCCACCTGTGACTACTGTAGCCTCTGTATTGCTTCCCTTTAACACTGGGTATTTATATACCTCAGCATTGAGAAGAAATAGATGCAATTATATAAGGAGGGCATGAAGAGAGAACTGCCTCCATAATTAACACATCGGTGTGCATAGAACGTATTAATTATGGCCTAGAGAGCAAATCTTTTTCAGCTTGTTGTAAGGCACTGGGATGGTGATATCAGGTGTATTAATGCGTAATGGGGAGACAATTGTGTAaggcagcatagtggttaaataGGCAGCTTGATTTCTGTGTATGACACTACTTGAACCAAGAACCTACCATGTATTGCTCCAGTATGTATCCAACTACATTAATGGATGTTATGTggatctgtgagtctgtctggataaaagtgtctgccaatcaaataagtaatgaaataattatagCAGACTTCTAACAGACTCACAATGGTGCTCAAAGGCTGTCTGCACATCAGAGCATGTATGGCTCTGTGGCTACAAAACCACTGACTCACACAGGGCTCGCATTAAAACAAGCTACTTGCTGAAGGACATCAGACCAGGCACTGTGCAGATCAAATGATCTTTATACCATCTGGatggactgaaaaaaaactgataattaGTTTGGTTTATACTATAAAGATTACTGGATTCGCAGAACACCTGTtctgaatataaaaaataatgtgaccATCCTGATCTGAGTACAAAAAAGTATGGATCAAAGCAAGAGACCACCTGCACCCGTGTACATACCCTGCTCATGAATGACATCTAATTAATGTTTCAGTCATGCAGGCTACCAGAAACTCACTTTGCAACAACCAGCTAACTGGCCAGAAACATTCACAGGAAAACTGGGATTAGTGTGTAATAATCTAGTACTCACAAATGTACTAACCATGACATCAACCTATGTCACTTCACTGTTTCAGGCTTACTGTATTGTGATCTATGAGGTAAACACAGGGTATCTCCCTCGTCTATCAGCGTTACCACAGTTTTCCACTAGATGGCATTATAATACCAATAAAGTGTTTTTCAATCCTGCTCCTGTAGTATCCCAGGGCTCATGTTGttcagtgtctgtatgtgtgtatatgtgtgtgcgtgcatgcatttgtgcattcaAGCTGTGCTCTTAACTAATTAGGTTTGAGTGAGTCTTTAATTAAGTACAGATTTGTATTTGACATCATTAATTACCCATGTTACCCCTTAATGATCCATTTTAAGTCATTGAAGGTAGAAGTGTGTGTCTGGAgttgtttttacaaaatataaagataaatgTGCCAAAGATTGTTCATATTATGTTGTTAATACTTGCCTCTTACACTAACTCAGTGCTTTTAGTCATTCAATTCATTGTTCTAGGcccaaaacaaatgtattattaatcaATACCCTTTAACATAAACTGCTTTATCAACTGGTTTAATGTGCACATATGTGGAAAATAAGTTGAAAACTACCACCCTTTTCTTAGCATCAAGCAAATGACAGTGCTCATCTCATAGGAGGTACTATTAGGAAGAATGCAAGAAATAAATGAGACAGCaggagatttattttttatttgattttttacaGCAAAtccacttttattttgttttatggttttttttgtttcttttttattcataacaGCAAGCATTAATGAGAATATTAGCAAAAAACAAATGGCAGCTGAAGacataatacattatattatagcAACTACAAGCAAAAATGTAAGTCTCTGATTACACAGTATTAAAATTCCTGGCATGTGCACTTTGAGCAGATGAAGAGAGATCATTGCGTTTGGCTGTAAGACTATCAGAGCAAACCAGCGAGAAATATTGCTGATTCTGTCAGGGGGGAAATGGAGCTTTGGTTCTGTAgttttaaataagcaaattgCAACAGACATGAGGAATTGTTCTTTACCAGAGATAGTACATTCATTCCTTTTAATACGTATTCATACGTTTTGCTTGTTGGTTCATCTGCTGAAAGCACAGTTGCCAGATTAGAAGAGCTTTGTCATGTGACCTCTGCAGTAATAGTGCACGTCTGCCTGCTTTTAATCTAAAGGTGAAGGAAGTGAGCATCCAGGTTGTTTTGTTGTCACCGTTGTTGCTGTTATATCAAAGCAAATGCTCCAACATGTAGCAATCTGATTGGCTCAGGTGCATCACATGTCATTTCTGGGCAAATCAGATTTGACCATGTTGAGTGTGCTTTATCTAAGACTTTGTCAACTTCTCCATTAGGTATGGTAAACCACTTTATTTTTATACCTACTCTAAGCccattatatttatattatgctGTATatcttaaatatgttttgtggtatcaaatatttgaattttatttagtatgtcatttttatttttatttttatttttgtttttagcatGCAACTaaatgtctgtatgtttgtactAAAATAAGGAATGGAACCTGTTGTGTGGGCAGGACCCAGCTGGGCGTGACCCAGTGAGGCCTATGGTACGGCAGTTAAGGGGGGGCCGCGCGCTACCTGTCGGGTCACGTCTGGCGAGGGCGGAGTTTACCTCCCCCTGGAGGGCTCCTGGCGAACTACAAGCCGCTGGCACGAAAGCAGAGGAACGTGTCGCCTTTTCTGaaagaggcagagtgagacTCCACCATGCTTCTGCAAGCAAGTTTTGTTTGAGCCGGTCT from Megalops cyprinoides isolate fMegCyp1 chromosome 20, fMegCyp1.pri, whole genome shotgun sequence encodes:
- the LOC118795536 gene encoding ras-related protein Rap-2b-like; this encodes MREYKVVVLGSGGVGKSALTVQFVTGSFIEKYDPTIEDFYRKEIEVDSSPSVLEILDTAGTEQFASMRDLYIKNGQGFILVYSLVNQQSFQDIKPMRDQIIRVKRYERVPMILVGNKVDLEGEREVSSVEGKALAEDWNCPFMETSAKNKGSVDELFAEIVRQMNYASAPNGEDQCCSCAIL